Genomic DNA from Verrucomicrobiia bacterium:
GCCACAGGGCCACCACTTCGCGGCCGTTGCCAGCCTCCGCGACGATATGCATGTCGTCCTGCTGGTTGATGATGGAAACCAGCCCGTTGCGCACGACCGTATGGTCTTCGGCAATGAGCACGCGGATGGCGGGCGGCCGGACCGGTGCTGCGCCCATCTGCGCGGTGCGGCGACGGAAAGCGGTGTCCACTTTCAGCTTCTCAGACCTGGTCATTTTCATGGTTTCTGTCGGCCGCGTCGGCCGGTTTTAATTCCACCAAAATTTCCGTGCCCTGCCCGGGCATGGACCGGAGCACGAAACGGCCCGCCAGCTGTTCCGCGCGTTCCCGCATGCCGACAAGGCCAAAGCCATCATGCTCGGCCTGCGGGTTGAACCCGCGCCCGTCATCCACAAGCTGCAATCGGACCGTATCCGCCGCAAACGTCAGCGTCGCGCCAAAACGGCGGGCCTGCGCGTATTTGATCGTGTTGGTCAGCGATTCCTGGGCAATGCGCAACAACCCCTCCTCCCACTCCGGCGGCAGGGACCGGCCCGCCCCTTGCACGACGAGCTCGGCTTGCAGATCCGTGCCGCTGGTCATCCGTTTCAACAGATCATCCAGGGCGGTTGAAAGCGTTCCGTCGAGCAGGGAACGCGAACGCATGGCACGGACGGAACGGCGGGCCTCGCCCAGGCTTGCCCGCGCCAGGGCCTCGGCGCGTTCAAGATGTGCCGTAACTGCGGGGCCATCCGCGCCCGTCATGGCCCCCTTCGCGGCTTCAAGCTGCATGATCACCCCCGTGAATCCCTGCGCCAGCGTGTCGTGAATATCCCGCGCCATGCGATTGCGTTCGGCCGCAACGGCAGCTTCGCGGCTTTGGCGGGACAGGCGCAGCAACCGCACCGCCAGCATCGCCTGATGCGTCAAAGCCCGGGTCAGTGCGATTTCTTCGGACAGGAATTCCCGCCTTTCCGCAAAGCGAATGCTGATGAGGCCGGCCACTTTACCGGCAAGCATGGTAGGAACCGCGAGGGTGCAAACGATGCCTGCCGTGCGCAGCCGTTT
This window encodes:
- a CDS encoding sensor histidine kinase, with protein sequence IGDIQPSQFRVRFAEAPEACWHDWSFATAANPTAETIMKRLRTAGIVCTLAVPTMLAGKVAGLISIRFAERREFLSEEIALTRALTHQAMLAVRLLRLSRQSREAAVAAERNRMARDIHDTLAQGFTGVIMQLEAAKGAMTGADGPAVTAHLERAEALARASLGEARRSVRAMRSRSLLDGTLSTALDDLLKRMTSGTDLQAELVVQGAGRSLPPEWEEGLLRIAQESLTNTIKYAQARRFGATLTFAADTVRLQLVDDGRGFNPQAEHDGFGLVGMRERAEQLAGRFVLRSMPGQGTEILVELKPADAADRNHENDQV